In the genome of Arachis hypogaea cultivar Tifrunner chromosome 9, arahy.Tifrunner.gnm2.J5K5, whole genome shotgun sequence, the window catcacacacacacatacattaTTATTCCTATTTATTTCCCTACATCGTATCAGAACCGTTACTTACTAAATAActgctttttactttttacacaTTTATTACACAATTatatatttagaaaaaatatattttttaatattgtcTCACTATTTTTCCTTCGTATATTACAGATTGATAGAATAGAAGTAACGGGAATGGGAATGGGAGCGTGAGCCCGCCACTATGGTCAATCATAACAAGCGTCTCGTTGCCCTTTACAGCCCAAGGTCATTATAACAAGAAGAATAAACAAATATTATTGCCAGCGTTCTACACTAAAATCGCTTAAATACACAGAATTAGAGATCCATCAAGCTCTATATGGTGGAAGGATGCAATAGAGGGgccaaaatttaaaactttagggGACCAAACTACAAATTAtgtataatttacatgtaaaatcTGAAGATGGCCCCCCTTTAGACGAACAAGGCTCTGCCACCATTGTTATAGCTTATACttatttaaaattatcaaatatagTTGTTAACACTTAACACATTTAACAAGATAATGCTTTGCGTTTTTTTTTAACAAGATAATGTTTTATCAAACAGAGGTGCCTACCCCCTACTCCTGTGGGCTTGGCCCTTTTCTGTTTGTCGTAACCTGTCATCTATCCAAAAAACTAGTGCCTTAACACCACACACTACACTCCAAAAGTCCAAATAAAAAAGTGGGGAAACAAAAGCGAAAAAGctgtttttaccaaaaaaaaaaaaaacgaaaaagctAAAAAGTACACTTATATATACCACCATgttaaccaacttgggttggtcgagtggtcagctcattcgtccgcttaaacaagtgtcgagAATTCGAACCCCGTCTTGTGTATGCAACAACCCATTAGCCAgcgacagacccttaaatggaactcagatccgcgacggattagtccttaacctgtcgGGTTGGGAAATACCATTtgagtaaacaaaaaaaaagggtaaagctcagtatacaagcgattagggcttgtaaTTATTACAAGTTCATTAACGCCTAATCCACCAAAACGTGCTGCAACTCCTACGTCACTTACACGCGCTATATTCACGCGTTTCACGTTTTttttgtgcctctttttcttcttcttctttctccgtgcttcctcttccttttcctcttcctcttcttcttcttcttcttcatcttcttcttcttctttttctgtgtctctttttcttctcttcctccctctttttttattaaaatttcttctcctattttccttttctctttctccttcatcaaaatcaccagaaaaaacgaagaaacattattcaaggtacgtttcttaccttctctttctctttcttcttcttgctacacgttcttcttcctcttcctgttcttcttcttcatttacgtgcttttctctttgttttctttcttcgttattctcggtttccattgttttttgacatcaagctctgaaatcatttttgaagaagaagaagcaggagcagaagatgaggaggaaaaagagagagagttctgaattatgcataaggtgtacttcaacgaattttaggtgtatttcttaaattctttaggtgtatttttgtaatcctttgggtgtatttctataattctttgggtgtatttctgtaaatcctttgggtgtatttctgtaatcctttggtttatttctgtaactgtttgggtgtatttctataattctttgggtgtattgatttcaagaagaaatatactgtctctccctatattgggtgtatttcttaaatcatttgtgtgtatttcttaaatcctttgggtgtatttctgtaatcgtttggtttatttctgtaactgtttgggtgtatttctgtaatcctttggatgtatttctataatcgtttgggtgtatttttgtaatcgttcgggtgtatttctgaagttccatcattttcaaaacaatttcaaaacttgatttcagaaaccatgaaaatcgaaaaaaacagaaggagatcgaaggcaaagagagaacgcttttccatacaaatcatacaagtcatttatattcacgcttcttcttcttcttcttcttctgcttcttcttcttcttcttctgtaatGCGCGTATTAGGCCcatcttcttctgcttcttcttctgtaacGCGCGTGTTAgacccaacttgtaagacttgtaaacaaAAATGATTTGTTAAAATCCGcaacagaggtgtaaatttaattttttatcgggtgtatttatagtctgtgtttgggtgtattatgcagatctctatgcagaccgtcatatatgggttccaatctatctgaatcaccacttcatattataatacctgtaaatcagacattttgaatacaccagagagagtttaattatggaaaaaaatttacctataattggatcaaatatatttacaccatgtgttcaatttcttacaagagtatataacagttacattaatcagtgacaatatcattagaatctatctgacaaaatgaactcaataacaatgaggatggcctggacagtcttattgcatcacttctcctcgctcatatttctgaatttctcactCAACAGATGGGTTGCACACTTTAGGTCCTtgatttgctgtaaacaaagcaaatTTAGAGttagatatatttctattatgaaaaactgatttgatcgaagacatatatttgttcttacatttttttcagcttggtttttgccttccatttttactgcaatgaaaaatacacccatagatatcagtcagatacacccatagatcaaCCAATACACGCAAACCGATTTTATAAGTATTTAATGAGATCAGTTCAAAATGATGTTCAATTGACTCAAACAACGATAAATATACAAGCTCTAGCAATATTACAatgtcaagcaatatacacccaaggACAAGCAATATTAGAACAGTTGCAACAGTTGATTATATTACATGATATGGGTTCaggaatatacacccaacaaattacgctgtatacacccaacaaattacgccgtatacacccaacaatcaaccatatacacccaacacattacgccatatacacccatacaaattactccatatacacccaataaattaaacaatatatagcAAAAAATTAGTTACgagaagaactagaacaagaagaacaataAAACCTATAACCACtttgaagaacagtaaaacctataGGAACTTACAAGAAGAGTAAAACCTAGAATAAGAAGAATAGTAAAAACAGTGATATGAGATTTAGAACAAGAAGATcaataaaacctagaagaacatagaagaacagtaaagcatagttcttcgatttcgaaatcagaaacagaaatgtgaaaaatgtacaagatgagtaaaacaataacgtaccttgaataatattttgttgatggtttctgCTATTATTCGCGACGAGTTCAAATGTCTCTTCAGTTTGGAATGTTGCTCGAAactttgtggtttgtgttttctttgaaggagaagatgaagagttAGCCATGACGAGCGATTATTCCGAAGAGTAACCGTTTGAATGACGCGCGTGGGTTGACGCTCCATTCGAAGGGAGTTAATGCACGTAGACAAGTTATTGAGTTGGGCTAACTTGTAAGACTTGCAAGTCttttttgcttgtatgtgtagcagaccCAAAAAGAAAATATACCACCATGTtacatatatactaaaattaattattaatataaattaaataatatatatttatatataaatttataataactaattttagtgaatatatatatatatatatatatattaaggacTAAACTACATCAAGAGTTAAACTATTTAATCACTTAACTTTTACCTGATAAACTAATTCTAGTAccttattagtttaaaaataatactactacctttaaatttttttataaattaaatttaatcaaattagtctaatataataataattaattataattaatattattttaaattttattatttaatttaattaaacttaatttataacaaaatttagatatataatattattcttaataTAAAATACTATATGTGATAAATCAGCTGCATATTAATACTCGTAACacttttgacttttttttataaaaattcaaatacaattaactttacataaaattaataattaaaaataataaaataatttaattaatttaactccacgtgaattttattttatttggccATATCTTAATTTTGAGTATGGCCTTAAATTTGGAAGGGTCAAGTCAACATGGAATTAACTGGATAGGTTTCCCGATGCGAGAGTCAACCTCTCAACATAGCAAACGGAGGACGTCGTCGTTTTGAGAAGAAAATGACAAAAACGACAGATGATAGTTTAGTTGCGATGAATTGAAGGTCAATGCTGCTGGAGAAAATGACGGAAGTTTGCGTGCGAGTGCGAGGTGCAGTTGAAGCCATTCATTCTTGTCCATACCAAACCGTCCTTTACCTCGCTGGTGGAGCTTCTCAGCTTCTCGCCTGGCTGCTATCAGTTCCAGGTGCTTCAAATACCGTCCTTGAAGCTCTGGTTCCTTATTCCAGGATCTCCATGATTCAGTTACTTGCCAAGGTCCCTTCTTTCATTTCATCCCTATTCTTCTTCTCTCGCTAACCTACTTTTCTATTTCACTTTTGTTATCTAATTTGTTAAGTATTTTCTTTTTGTGTAGATTCCATCCCAGTTTTGCAGTCAACAGACTGCTGAAGATATGGCTTTGTTGGCTTACAATCGTGCTCTTAAGCTCTCCAAGCCAGGTTTTTTTTTAATCACTTCTCTGATAATTATAGTGTTTGTGGCAGAATTCGATGAAATGTTGCTTACAGTTATGAACTAATGTATTATGCATTTACTTGTTGGTGATTAGGATCCCCTGTTGTTGGTGTGGGATTCACTGGTTCTTTGGCTACCACTCGTTCTAAACTTGGAGAACACAGGTATTATCTAGTTTTATATACCATCTACAAAAGTGATTGATCAACATCACTATATCTTTATGCACCTCCTGAATGGTTCTTTTATCTTGTTTATGCCAATAAAATGAATTATGCAACACACAACCTATTGTAATAGTGTAATGAAACTAACCCAGAAGACAAGCTGCTGGAACCTTTTTGAAGCAATTAAATATTGAAGTTTAGTTCTCACTTTTCAAGCCAGTAGTAGACTGCACAAGTTCAACAATTTGCAAAATACTATTATCTACTACAACAGAAATAAGTTGATAAAGCGCCAACTTGGTTTGATATTAACACATGAACAATGATACAAAGCTTATGTTCTACCACATTAGGCTTATTATTAGACCACTTTAGCTTGCTGTCATCTAGCTGGAGGACTAGTACCATCTGAACTCCTCCTTTTATGTTCATTTCTAGATTTTATATGTCGACAAGAACCGCTGACCGACTTTGGATTTCAGGAGTGACACTTACTAAGGTGTTGTTACCCATACCCTCATCTTTGTTCTCTATGATGGGTCTTAACATAATATAAACATGTGATAATCACATGGTTCAAGTGCTGATTTAGACTGACCCACAAACTTTCTAATTTAGGGACTTCATACTAGAGAAGAAGAGGACAGAGTTTCCAGTCAACTTTTGCTCAAGGTGTGTTAAAGGTGTGAAGAAAAGTTGtcatttttattgttgtttatttgCAGTTATgagttgtttattttcttttattcatttttattgtTCTTACTTTTGGAGGTTATGCATAAGAATCTTGGAGTCTAGatttgtcttaaattttttttttagtcggTTTTTTGAATCTTCTGTTTGTTTCTAGGCTATTGCAAAGGCATGCAAAGTTCCAGCGACCTCTATCCCTGATTTCAGTGAATCAGTTGTAACTGAAGAATGTGAAAAGCAATTCAATGAAGAGCAAGAGTTAGAACAACTTATAAATGGTCAAATAGGCTTTAAAATCTATCCATTTTCAAGTGGTACGGTTAAATGTTTCAGGTGTATCAACATTAATGCAGTTAAGATTATATTCACCTCTTTTATtggttatttttttaatcttttgctTTCAGAGATACCAGCAGAAAGGAAAATAATTCTACCCGGTTCTTTTAATCCATTACACGAAGGGCATTTGAAGCTCATGGAAGTTGCTAGTCGGTAGATACACTCTTTCTATTCATAAAAAAtgctcattttttttttatttaggggCTTATAATGGTATCTACTTCAAAAAATGACGTAGTAAGAATACTTATATGCAGCGTTTGTGGTGATGGCTATCCATGCTTTGAACTATCTGCTGTTAATGCAGATAAACCCCCATTATCAGTGTCTCAGATCAAAGATCGTGTCAAACAATTTGAAAAAGTTGGTGAGATTATTTTTTCCCTCATATTGGTTCGAAGTGCACAAGTTTTTGGAATGGGCTCTTTGGCCTTTTTATTTGCTATATAATCAGTTCTACTACTCAAATTGTGAATCTAATATCACTGATGCACCTCCGTTTTGGAAGATGGCATATATGCTCTccacttattttattttacttgttacATACTTATATGTGaactttttttatttgtctttgtTTGATGTTCTGCATAAAGCCATAATGACTTCTCTTCTTCCATTGCAGGAAAGACAGTAATTATATCCAATCAGCCTTTTTTTTATAAGAAGGCCGAACTTTTTCCGGGCAGTGCTTTTGTAATTGGTGCTGACACAGCTGTGAGACTTATCAATGTATGTATGAAATTACATTAATGCTGACATAAACTTCGCAATGCAACTTGCAGTATATGGTTCATGTGATATTCCTGAAACTGACTgacttttttttaaacaaattgtgTATGTTTTTTTAAGTAAATTTGCGACATATGTTGTTTGAGTTTTGTGTACATCGAAATTGCTATTTGTCCTTGGATAAACTTTGAGGTTTCAGGTGTATAAGTTGAGATAGAAGAATGACTTTGTGAAAGTTATGTGAGACTTCAAATATATAGAGCGAAATTTAATATATCTAGACAGTCTTTAAAGTTGACATATATGCGCCATTGGCGTTGGTGAAGTGACGAAGAATTTGGTTTGGCAAAGATGTAGCAGAGGTTACAGTAGTTTAGGTTAAATGGGATAAGGTAAAGGGGTATTTCTTCCAGCCATGTTTTGATTAGGACCACCCAATGAAGCAGATAGGGTGCTTAGCCTACTTGGTTGTAACTTATTTTTGATATCTAAGTCTTGTGAATATCCTcttgaaaataattaaagttcAGTTAACAAATGTAATTATGTATTCATAGAATCAAATGAGTAGCAAAGAAGGAAACAAATGAACATAGGAAGAAAGAACAGTAGACGGGGCATTTGCTATTTTCCATGTATTAAGGGCAAATAAGAACACTGACGTTACCCTTACCTAACACTCAGTTTGTATGTTAGTTATAGAGTAAGTGTGCTCTTCTGTTGCTTCAATATATTTTATTAGCCAAACTCTTGAAATTTCTTCATCTTACTTACCCTCGCAGCCTAAATATTATGATGGAGACTACAACAAGATGTTGAAGATACTCCTAGGTTGTAAAGAAACAGGATGTACCTTCGTTGTGGCTGGTCGGAATGTAGATGGTGTTTTCAAGGTATCACTTCATATATCTCTAATCTTGACATTCTTCTTTTTCACCTTCAAGTTTTTTGAGGCTATTATATTGTGTGGTGCAACAGGTTCTTGATGATATTGATGTTCCAGAGGAACTGAAAGACATGTTCATCTCCATTCCATCTGAACAGTTCCGCATGGATATATCCTCCACTGAGCTAAGAAAACGAAGTGGAATGTAGAAATCTTATTGCTAAAAATCAACTTTTGTATAGTCCAGAATGAAATCACTTACCACAATGAAGCATGAAACTGTCAGAGTCTACACGTTACAAGATATTTGTGTGCATCAGACAAGTACCTATTTGGCTATTTCTCATGTAAGACACCTATCTAGCAGAGTCATAGAGACGCGTCTGTATCACTGCCCATGTCTTCGAATGGTTGAtgactttttagtttttacatacTACATATCTATCTTTTGGGGTTTTCTTTTTATAGTTAGTACTTGATTgttaaagaattttaaaaaataaaattgctgTTATGTACTTATGTACTTATATTCATTGCATAATTTGCATGAAAATTCTTAAAATGTCTATTTTTCAGTCAGATTTTAATCATTGATTCATTGTTATATAGATTCATCAGTTTCTACTGGAACAAAAAGATTACAGTAGAGAGAATAACAAGACTTGGCCTTGTACAATCATTCACGGTGCCTCATACTAAGTATAATAGTATACTATATTTTGAAATACAatgaaaaacaataaacaagCATGCATGGTTGCATGCCTCCTTCGGTTCAGGCTGAGATATCATATGAAGAGGGAACAGTCAGGTTCAACCACCACAGCCTGCACCACAGCCTGCACCACAGCCGGCCCCACCGCACCCAGTGGTGCACGCTGAGCCATTCCCATAGTTGGCTGCATCGGCTCTGGATGATTTTTTGGGTACTCCATCTGCACAGAACAAGATGATAACTGCAAAAAGAGACAGGGTTGCTAATATAGCCCACAACAGAAAAACCAGTCTTCCAAGCTCTTCACCATAGCTGTCACTATCACCTTGACCTTGGTATCCTGTGTATTCCATCTCTTTCCATAGCCTCACCATCTTTCTATGAATCTCCTGATTCTATGTGCAAATGCAACCCAGCTTATAAAAGGGATAATTGCTGTTCTTCGAGAACTATGAAGAGGTGATGAGAAGAAGTCTCTGATCTAAGGATATGGCACAAAGGAAAAAGAAGGTGAATGATTATAAGGATTTATCCAGTTGACCTAGTTGACTCACATGAATAAAAATGtctgcaccttttttttttcttgcttgaggGTATCTAATTTTCCAGCATGTGTGTGCCAATTATGTGCACGTTGGTTTGCAGTGGCAGACTGGCAGGGTCTCCAGTTAAATCTTATCCTGTAAGCTATATAGCTAACAAAAAAGTGAACGACCAATAGAATAAAGTCCTTCTCTTTGCTAAAATATCAAAGCTTTCACATTCATTTATTGCCACTTGTCACTCCAAAATTTGTTGACAGCCAACCTCAACCCTATTTCGCAGATATCTAAAAACTCTCTTTAAACCTAACTGTTTAATTGTTTGGTCAGATACCTAACTGATTTATTCCTGTTATACTTAAAACCAATTGTACGGAAATTTGTGCGTAGGTAGGACTATAACTGAAAAAGATTAAAAGAgggaaaaaataagagaaaaaaggaCTTGCCTTTGGAAATGTTCTCGTGCGGCAAGCTTTGAGAGAGGTATAGGTTTCCAAAGAATGGCGGCTGTGGGTCAAAAAGAGTGAAATAAGTACA includes:
- the LOC112712049 gene encoding uncharacterized protein; the protein is MLLEKMTEVCVRVRGAVEAIHSCPYQTVLYLAGGASQLLAWLLSVPGASNTVLEALVPYSRISMIQLLAKIPSQFCSQQTAEDMALLAYNRALKLSKPGSPVVGVGFTGSLATTRSKLGEHRFYMSTRTADRLWISGVTLTKGLHTREEEDRVSSQLLLKAIAKACKVPATSIPDFSESVVTEECEKQFNEEQELEQLINGQIGFKIYPFSSEIPAERKIILPGSFNPLHEGHLKLMEVASRVCGDGYPCFELSAVNADKPPLSVSQIKDRVKQFEKVGKTVIISNQPFFYKKAELFPGSAFVIGADTAVRLINPKYYDGDYNKMLKILLGCKETGCTFVVAGRNVDGVFKVLDDIDVPEELKDMFISIPSEQFRMDISSTELRKRSGM